A window of the Teredinibacter franksiae genome harbors these coding sequences:
- a CDS encoding NUDIX hydrolase, which yields MNWYPHVTVSTIVEKDGLFLMVEENKHGRLLLNQPAGHLEKNESLFAAAIRETLEETQWRIELLGVLGNSLFTSPTNNTTYLRVSFVARALKQELALPLDTDIERAIWMSENEIRQQVSRLRSPMVIHDIERFNKGTIYPLELIQHL from the coding sequence ATGAACTGGTACCCCCATGTGACGGTCTCCACTATCGTCGAAAAAGATGGCCTTTTTTTGATGGTAGAAGAAAACAAACACGGCAGACTTCTACTCAACCAACCTGCAGGCCATCTAGAAAAAAATGAAAGTCTTTTTGCTGCTGCGATAAGGGAAACATTGGAAGAAACCCAATGGCGGATTGAACTGCTGGGGGTATTGGGTAATTCACTGTTTACATCCCCAACCAACAACACAACCTACTTGAGAGTGAGCTTTGTTGCGAGAGCGCTAAAGCAGGAGTTAGCGCTACCCTTGGATACCGATATAGAAAGAGCCATTTGGATGAGCGAAAACGAGATTCGCCAGCAGGTATCTCGCCTTCGGAGCCCGATGGTAATTCACGATATCGAACGGTTTAACAAAGGGACGATTTATCCACTCGAACTCATACAACATCTTTAA